In Plantibacter sp. PA-3-X8, one DNA window encodes the following:
- a CDS encoding aldo/keto reductase, which yields MDTFTLNNGVVIPALGLGVFQTPPDETTAAVTAALQAGYRHIDTAAAYANERGVGDAIASSGLDRSEVFIETKIWISDYGYDETLHSFTKSAGKLGVEQLDLLILHQALPSEFEQTIGAYRALEQLLADGKVRAIGVSNFMVDHLTRLLDATSVVPAVNQIEVHPHFQQREVQAFGTEHGILTQAWSPIGGITSYRDAARPSFDEPVILGIGERYGKSAAQVMLRWHIQQGRQVIPKSTKPERIAENLDVFDFALTDDELAQIDALETGVRGGPEPEAVTLGAFGREIPEA from the coding sequence ATGGACACTTTCACTCTGAACAACGGCGTCGTCATCCCCGCTCTCGGGCTCGGCGTCTTCCAGACCCCGCCGGATGAGACCACCGCCGCGGTCACCGCCGCCCTGCAAGCCGGCTACCGCCACATCGACACCGCGGCCGCCTACGCGAACGAGCGCGGGGTCGGTGACGCGATCGCCTCATCCGGCCTCGACCGTTCCGAGGTCTTCATCGAGACGAAGATCTGGATCAGCGACTACGGCTACGACGAGACGTTGCACTCCTTCACCAAGAGCGCCGGCAAGTTGGGTGTCGAACAGCTCGACCTGCTCATCCTCCACCAGGCTCTCCCGAGCGAGTTCGAGCAGACCATCGGTGCGTACCGGGCCCTCGAACAGCTCCTCGCCGACGGCAAGGTCCGGGCGATCGGCGTGAGCAACTTCATGGTCGATCACCTGACCCGCCTCCTCGACGCGACGAGCGTCGTGCCCGCGGTCAACCAGATCGAGGTCCACCCGCACTTCCAGCAGCGCGAGGTCCAGGCGTTCGGTACTGAGCACGGCATCCTCACCCAGGCGTGGTCACCGATCGGCGGCATCACGTCCTACCGCGACGCTGCGCGACCGAGCTTCGACGAACCCGTCATCCTCGGCATCGGTGAGCGGTACGGCAAGTCGGCCGCTCAGGTGATGCTCCGCTGGCACATCCAGCAGGGCCGCCAGGTCATCCCGAAGTCCACCAAGCCCGAGCGCATCGCGGAGAACCTCGACGTGTTCGACTTCGCCCTCACCGATGACGAGCTCGCGCAGATCGACGCCCTCGAGACCGGCGTCCGCGGCGGCCCCGAGCCCGAAGCAGTCACCCTCGGGGCCTTCGGCCGCGAGATCCCGGAGGCCTGA
- a CDS encoding helix-turn-helix transcriptional regulator, which produces MDITAQVQQFLTSRRAKLTPHDAGLPDLGGQRRVAGLRREEVAMLSGVSVDYYVRLERGNLAGVSESVLEALSRALQLDEAEHAHLLDLAHAANASPVARRRTPANRVRPTIQRLLDSMGAPAVIRNGRSDMLATNTLGRALYAPMFIDPAGTPNSARFTFLDPRSKDFYPDWDRLASDLVASLRGEAGRRPYDKRLTDLIGELSTRSEDFRVRWAAHDVHAHRAGKKRIHHPVIGGIELTFEAMDLTADDGLSLVAYGAEPDSSSEQALALLASWAATQTNSRRTDARTT; this is translated from the coding sequence GTGGACATCACAGCGCAGGTGCAGCAGTTCCTGACCAGTCGACGTGCGAAACTCACGCCGCACGACGCTGGGCTCCCGGACCTGGGCGGCCAGCGGCGCGTCGCGGGGCTTCGCCGCGAGGAGGTCGCGATGCTCTCCGGTGTCAGCGTCGACTACTACGTCCGGCTCGAACGCGGCAACCTCGCCGGCGTCTCCGAGAGCGTCCTCGAAGCGCTGTCACGCGCCCTGCAACTCGACGAGGCCGAGCACGCCCACCTGCTCGATCTTGCTCACGCCGCGAACGCCTCCCCGGTCGCACGCCGACGAACACCCGCGAACCGGGTCCGCCCGACGATCCAACGACTCCTCGACAGCATGGGTGCCCCCGCCGTCATCAGGAACGGACGATCCGACATGCTCGCCACCAACACGCTCGGACGGGCACTGTACGCACCGATGTTCATCGACCCGGCAGGGACGCCGAACTCCGCGCGGTTCACGTTCCTCGACCCTCGCTCGAAGGACTTCTACCCCGACTGGGACCGCCTTGCTTCCGACCTCGTCGCCTCACTTCGCGGTGAAGCCGGCCGACGGCCCTATGACAAACGGCTCACCGATCTGATCGGCGAACTGTCCACCCGGAGCGAAGACTTCCGGGTCCGCTGGGCCGCGCACGACGTCCACGCCCACCGCGCCGGTAAGAAACGCATCCACCACCCCGTCATCGGCGGCATCGAACTCACCTTCGAAGCCATGGACCTCACCGCCGACGATGGCCTCTCACTCGTCGCTTACGGCGCGGAACCGGACTCATCCTCGGAACAGGCGCTCGCACTGCTCGCGAGCTGGGCGGCCACCCAAACGAACTCCAGACGTACTGATGCGAGGACAACCTGA
- a CDS encoding PHP domain-containing protein, giving the protein MPFDPRPEQPAPTGGSSSVPEVKRGASARPGLSRRSFLGVSVAATVAVGATAQGLGSAASAQGAPLPSASAVVDPDALSWLVFDHHVHSVYSHDAKYPMTTILDQAQRFAVDAIAFTEHSNKGHANVGGVFNAAREIDTARAARPDMLVLQGLEWYIPGAEHATVLIAPGPQTTLVLRRFELDHDGKLNGWEKPRPGTEDAAEWLVHATDGIAWLGAQKRAGVIDDVIVLANHPSRLGIDSPGELRAWQDADPEVFVGMEGAPGAQAGAIAANATERSRRGEYENTPSEFSFPGYPAEAYLTHGGFDWTTAVVGGVWDSLLSEGRRWWITTNSDLHLKESDATRVGDFPTGPGWESGATLANFNRAGRRPDPIATDTPQNGADFWPGEFSRTHVGAVDRSSVSLLDAIRAGRVWVDHGHLVAGLSVVLRATDQPETGVTLGGTLTVESGTALELVVDVTPTTTPTSRGTTPRLAHLDLIRGRVTGLVADRDEQRAPGTRVVEMLDVADRSDSPFRVVVPLEPATEDGYVRLRGSDGQVHGVGPLGAEVDSRAPQPYPVSPADPWADTWLYTNPIFVSVR; this is encoded by the coding sequence ATGCCCTTCGATCCCCGCCCCGAGCAGCCCGCGCCAACCGGTGGCTCATCCTCCGTGCCCGAGGTGAAGCGGGGCGCATCGGCCCGGCCCGGCCTCTCCCGCCGGTCCTTCCTGGGGGTTTCCGTCGCTGCGACGGTCGCAGTGGGAGCGACCGCCCAGGGGCTCGGGAGCGCGGCTTCTGCCCAGGGCGCGCCGCTGCCGTCGGCGTCGGCAGTCGTCGACCCGGATGCGCTCTCCTGGCTGGTGTTCGACCACCACGTGCACTCGGTCTACTCGCACGACGCCAAGTACCCGATGACGACGATCCTCGATCAGGCGCAACGTTTCGCGGTCGACGCGATCGCCTTCACCGAGCACAGCAACAAGGGACATGCCAATGTCGGCGGGGTGTTCAACGCGGCACGCGAGATCGACACCGCGCGGGCGGCTCGCCCCGACATGCTCGTGCTCCAGGGCCTCGAGTGGTACATCCCGGGAGCCGAGCACGCGACCGTGCTGATCGCGCCCGGGCCCCAGACGACCCTCGTGTTGCGCCGCTTCGAGCTCGACCACGACGGCAAGCTCAACGGATGGGAGAAACCGCGCCCCGGCACCGAAGACGCCGCCGAGTGGCTCGTGCACGCGACCGACGGGATCGCCTGGCTCGGCGCCCAGAAGCGTGCAGGCGTCATCGACGACGTGATCGTCCTGGCGAACCACCCGAGCCGCCTCGGCATCGACTCGCCCGGCGAGCTCCGTGCCTGGCAGGACGCCGACCCCGAGGTGTTCGTCGGCATGGAGGGCGCTCCCGGCGCCCAGGCCGGAGCGATCGCAGCGAACGCGACCGAACGCTCACGGCGTGGCGAGTACGAGAACACCCCCAGCGAGTTCTCCTTCCCCGGCTACCCCGCGGAGGCCTATCTGACGCACGGCGGGTTCGACTGGACGACGGCCGTCGTCGGCGGCGTGTGGGACTCGCTCCTGAGCGAGGGACGGCGCTGGTGGATCACCACGAACAGCGATCTGCACCTCAAGGAGTCCGACGCGACCCGCGTCGGCGACTTCCCGACCGGGCCGGGCTGGGAGTCCGGGGCGACGCTCGCGAACTTCAACCGCGCCGGCCGTCGGCCGGACCCGATCGCCACGGACACACCCCAGAACGGCGCCGACTTCTGGCCGGGCGAGTTCAGTCGGACGCACGTCGGGGCCGTCGACCGGTCGTCCGTCTCCCTGCTCGACGCGATCCGGGCCGGCCGTGTCTGGGTCGACCACGGGCACCTCGTCGCCGGGCTCTCCGTCGTGCTCCGTGCCACCGACCAGCCGGAGACCGGCGTCACCTTGGGTGGGACCCTCACCGTCGAAAGCGGCACAGCCCTCGAGCTCGTGGTCGATGTCACGCCCACGACGACGCCGACCTCGCGGGGCACGACGCCGAGACTCGCGCACCTCGACCTGATCCGCGGGCGCGTCACCGGGCTCGTCGCCGACCGTGACGAACAGCGCGCACCAGGCACCCGAGTCGTCGAGATGCTCGACGTCGCCGACCGCAGCGACTCCCCGTTCCGTGTCGTGGTGCCCCTCGAGCCGGCCACTGAGGACGGCTACGTCCGCCTTCGCGGCAGCGATGGCCAGGTGCACGGGGTCGGTCCGCTCGGCGCCGAGGTCGACTCACGTGCACCCCAGCCGTACCCGGTCTCCCCTGCGGACCCATGGGCCGACACCTGGCTGTACACGAATCCGATCTTCGTCAGCGTGCGCTGA